In the genome of Gemmatimonadaceae bacterium, one region contains:
- the lon gene encoding endopeptidase La: MSKPDRKEEILSSELPATLPLMALRSTIVYPLGTIAVQMGAPDNLAMLRANPDSGLIVALVVATADQDTDSDLHEFVGKVGVAARVHERINLPGDTVQITLQGLRRIVIDKIGQTEPFAVVHAKPAREIAPDPDEVNELVTRIISASETLSELVERIPDEVPGILRMNVSDPGRFADLAATNMNFRIADKDEVLQRLDIGQRLRFLLTRLEREVARARVVDDVKKQTEIKIEQHQRDFYLRQQLRAIQAELGETDPGEKEAVNILKKIDEANLPERAAQEAKRETERLRQLSPASSEYQVVRTYLDWVLSLPWHKRSSDDEIELKKVEEALDSRHYGLNEAKERIVEYLAVRKLRKGDPRGPILCFAGPPGTGKTSLGSAIADAIGRQFYRISVGGVRDEAEIRGHRRTYVGSLPGLIIQALRRVEVNDPVLMIDEIDKMTSGGPSGDPTAAMLEVLDPSQNKDFVDHYLNLPFDLSRVLFVCTANNVFDIPVPLRDRMEIIRISGYTIEEKVEIAWRYMLPRLLEDHGITDKDIQFTDEVLGYIASRYSREAGLRNFERNVAAIMRKRARAKADGEEGAWIIDIERISDILGIPRFAVEAAEMEPEVGVVTGLAWTATGGDLMIIEALRMPGSGKLTVTGQLGDVMRESVEAAYSYVRSRAAQLRIEPQQFRESDLHIHFPAGAIPKDGPSAGAAVTLAIASVLSGRPVRRDLAMTGEVTLRGRVMEIGGVKEKVLAAYRAGLREVMLPKTNEKDLRDIPDEVKKAMVFTFASTMDEVLHIALLSAPEPALADAAPADTPAAHAADPPPELSPEATETRG, from the coding sequence ATGTCCAAACCCGACCGCAAAGAAGAAATCCTCTCCTCCGAGCTGCCCGCCACGCTCCCGCTGATGGCGCTGCGCTCGACCATCGTGTATCCGCTCGGGACCATCGCCGTTCAGATGGGCGCGCCGGACAATCTCGCGATGCTCCGCGCCAATCCCGATTCCGGATTGATCGTGGCGCTGGTCGTTGCAACGGCGGACCAGGACACCGACAGCGACCTGCACGAGTTCGTCGGCAAGGTGGGCGTCGCGGCGCGGGTGCACGAGCGGATCAACCTTCCGGGCGACACGGTGCAGATCACGCTGCAGGGGCTCCGCCGGATCGTGATCGACAAGATCGGGCAGACCGAGCCGTTCGCCGTCGTGCACGCGAAGCCCGCGCGCGAGATCGCGCCCGACCCGGATGAAGTCAACGAGCTGGTCACCCGTATCATCTCGGCGTCGGAGACGCTGTCGGAGCTGGTCGAGCGGATCCCCGACGAAGTGCCCGGCATCCTCCGGATGAACGTGTCGGATCCTGGCCGCTTCGCCGACCTGGCCGCGACCAACATGAACTTCCGTATCGCCGACAAGGACGAGGTGCTGCAGCGGCTCGACATCGGCCAGCGGCTGCGCTTCCTCCTCACGCGGCTGGAGCGCGAGGTCGCGCGCGCGCGCGTCGTGGACGACGTGAAGAAGCAGACCGAGATCAAGATCGAGCAGCACCAGCGCGACTTCTACCTGCGCCAGCAGCTCCGCGCGATTCAGGCCGAGCTGGGCGAGACGGATCCGGGAGAGAAGGAGGCCGTCAACATCCTCAAGAAGATCGACGAGGCCAATCTCCCGGAGCGCGCCGCGCAGGAAGCGAAGCGCGAGACGGAGCGGCTGCGGCAGCTCTCGCCGGCGTCGAGCGAGTACCAGGTCGTGCGGACGTACCTCGACTGGGTGCTGTCGCTGCCGTGGCACAAGCGCTCGAGCGACGACGAGATCGAGCTGAAGAAGGTCGAGGAAGCGCTGGACTCGCGGCATTACGGTCTCAACGAAGCGAAGGAGCGAATCGTCGAGTACCTCGCCGTGCGCAAGCTCCGCAAAGGGGACCCGCGCGGCCCGATACTCTGCTTCGCCGGCCCGCCCGGCACAGGCAAGACCTCGCTCGGCTCGGCGATCGCCGACGCGATCGGCCGGCAATTTTACCGGATCTCGGTGGGCGGCGTGCGCGACGAAGCGGAGATCCGCGGGCACAGGCGCACGTACGTCGGCTCGCTGCCGGGGCTGATCATCCAGGCGCTGCGGCGCGTGGAGGTGAACGATCCCGTGCTCATGATCGACGAGATCGACAAGATGACCAGCGGCGGCCCGTCGGGCGATCCGACCGCCGCGATGCTGGAAGTGCTCGACCCCTCGCAGAACAAGGACTTCGTCGACCACTACCTCAACCTGCCGTTCGACCTGTCGCGCGTGCTGTTCGTCTGCACGGCGAACAACGTGTTCGACATCCCGGTGCCGCTGCGCGACCGGATGGAGATCATCCGGATCTCGGGCTACACGATCGAGGAGAAGGTCGAGATCGCGTGGCGGTACATGCTGCCGCGGCTGCTCGAGGACCACGGCATCACGGACAAGGACATCCAGTTCACCGACGAGGTGCTCGGTTACATCGCGAGCCGGTACTCGCGCGAGGCCGGTCTGCGCAACTTCGAGCGGAACGTCGCGGCGATCATGCGCAAGCGGGCGCGGGCCAAGGCCGACGGCGAGGAAGGCGCGTGGATCATCGACATCGAGCGGATCTCCGACATTCTCGGAATTCCGCGCTTCGCGGTCGAGGCGGCGGAGATGGAGCCCGAGGTGGGCGTCGTCACCGGTCTCGCGTGGACGGCGACCGGCGGCGACCTCATGATCATCGAGGCGCTGCGCATGCCGGGCAGCGGCAAGCTCACGGTGACGGGGCAGCTCGGCGACGTGATGCGCGAGTCCGTCGAGGCCGCGTACTCGTACGTTCGCTCGCGCGCGGCGCAGCTCCGGATCGAGCCGCAGCAGTTCCGCGAGTCGGATCTGCACATCCACTTCCCGGCCGGCGCGATACCCAAGGACGGGCCGAGCGCGGGCGCGGCGGTGACGCTGGCGATAGCGAGCGTGCTCAGCGGCCGGCCGGTACGGCGCGACCTGGCGATGACCGGCGAGGTGACGCTGCGCGGCCGCGTCATGGAGATCGGCGGGGTGAAGGAGAAGGTGCTCGCGGCGTATCGCGCGGGACTGCGAGAGGTGATGCTGCCCAAGACGAACGAGAAGGACCTGCGCGATATCCCCGACGAGGTGAAGAAGGCGATGGTGTTCACCTTCGCGTCGACGATGGACGAGGTGCTGCACATCGCCTTGCTCTCCGCGCCGGAGCCGGCGCTCGCCGACGCGGCGCCCGCGGATACCCCGGCCGCGCACGCCGCCGATCCGCCGCCGGAGCTGTCTCCGGAAGCCACGGAGACGCGCGGCTAG
- the rimM gene encoding ribosome maturation factor RimM (Essential for efficient processing of 16S rRNA): MRLAIIGRIRKAQGIKGELLVEPITDTPDALFASGRRVFVGDSFGNAPENPEALTITEANPFKETLRIVKFAEVADRNAAELWSHRYLFAPESELAPPADDEVFVEELFGLVAETPEGERLGRVADVVKVPQGLLLEIARDSGTPVLLPYRPEMVREVRVHEGKVIVTPVEGLFD, from the coding sequence TTGCGCCTCGCGATCATCGGGCGGATTCGTAAGGCCCAGGGGATCAAGGGCGAGCTGCTCGTCGAACCGATCACAGACACGCCGGACGCGCTCTTCGCGTCCGGCCGTCGTGTTTTTGTGGGCGACTCGTTCGGAAACGCTCCGGAAAATCCCGAGGCGCTCACGATCACCGAAGCGAACCCCTTCAAGGAGACGCTCAGGATCGTGAAGTTCGCCGAGGTCGCAGACCGGAACGCGGCGGAGCTGTGGAGCCATCGCTACCTGTTCGCGCCGGAGAGCGAGCTCGCCCCGCCTGCCGACGACGAGGTATTCGTCGAGGAGCTGTTCGGTCTCGTCGCCGAGACGCCGGAAGGCGAGCGGCTCGGCCGCGTGGCCGACGTCGTGAAAGTCCCCCAGGGATTGCTGCTGGAGATCGCGCGCGATTCCGGCACACCCGTATTGCTGCCGTACCGCCCGGAAATGGTGCGCGAGGTGCGGGTGCACGAGGGGAAGGTGATCGTCACGCCGGTCGAGGGGCTGTTCGACTGA
- a CDS encoding S4 domain-containing protein: protein MEKATPASVRLDKWLWAARFYKTRSLAAQAIDSGKVKVNAERVKKSRTIAVGEELSIRSGPYERVVTVRALSEVRGAAPVAATLYEETAASREARERIAAMNKAMGDALIKGRPTKQQRRQIDRFRGR from the coding sequence ATGGAGAAAGCTACGCCCGCTTCCGTGCGGTTGGACAAGTGGCTCTGGGCGGCGAGGTTCTACAAGACGCGCTCCCTGGCCGCCCAGGCCATCGATTCGGGGAAGGTCAAGGTGAACGCCGAGCGGGTGAAGAAGTCCCGGACAATTGCCGTGGGCGAGGAGCTGTCTATCCGGAGCGGGCCGTACGAGCGGGTGGTCACGGTGCGCGCGCTGTCCGAGGTGCGCGGTGCCGCGCCGGTCGCGGCGACGCTGTACGAGGAGACCGCCGCGAGCCGCGAAGCGCGCGAGCGGATCGCGGCCATGAACAAGGCGATGGGCGACGCGCTGATAAAAGGAAGGCCGACCAAGCAGCAGCGGCGCCAGATCGACCGCTTTCGCGGGCGCTGA
- the ffh gene encoding signal recognition particle protein has product MFETLSEKLEATFARLRGKGVLSESDIKEGLREVRRVLLEADVNFQLTREFLERVEKKAVGVSSLRTVSPAQQLVKIVHEELAAMLGERREGLKLSSVPPTIVLLVGLQGSGKTTTAAKLARKLKSEGRAVRLVAADVYRPAAIDQLETLGKQLEIPVHADRSTNDVVRIVKQGIEAARRERDRVVIVDTAGRLQIDDAMMEELSRLKSAISPDEILLVADGMTGQEAVKIAQGFDDRLGVTGVILTKMDGDARGGAALSIYGVTKKPIKYIGVGEKSDALEEFHPERMAGRILQMGDVVSLVEKAQAAFDEDESKRMEKKIRKQGMDLNDFLSAMRQMEKLGPLEGVLKLLPGVNTAALKQAKGLDPKRMKHVEAIVLSMTAEERKEPGILNGSRRARIAKGSGRPINEVNRLLTQFREMQKMMKKAASGGRQGMMPFGMR; this is encoded by the coding sequence ATGTTCGAAACCCTCAGCGAAAAGCTCGAAGCCACCTTCGCCCGCCTGCGCGGCAAGGGCGTGCTCAGCGAGTCGGACATCAAGGAAGGGCTCCGCGAAGTGCGGCGCGTACTGCTGGAAGCGGACGTCAACTTCCAGCTCACGCGGGAGTTCCTGGAGCGCGTCGAGAAAAAGGCGGTAGGCGTCAGCTCGCTCCGCACCGTCTCCCCGGCGCAGCAGCTCGTCAAGATCGTGCACGAGGAGCTCGCCGCCATGCTCGGCGAGCGGCGCGAAGGCCTCAAGCTCAGCTCCGTCCCGCCGACGATCGTGCTGCTCGTCGGCCTGCAGGGCTCCGGTAAGACCACCACCGCGGCGAAGCTCGCGCGCAAGCTCAAGTCAGAGGGACGCGCTGTTCGGCTCGTCGCCGCCGACGTGTATCGCCCCGCCGCCATCGACCAGCTGGAGACGCTCGGCAAGCAGCTCGAGATCCCGGTGCATGCGGATCGCTCGACCAACGACGTCGTGCGGATCGTGAAGCAGGGAATCGAAGCGGCGCGGCGAGAGCGCGACCGGGTAGTCATAGTCGACACTGCCGGCCGGCTCCAGATCGACGACGCCATGATGGAGGAGCTCTCCCGGCTCAAGTCCGCCATCTCGCCCGACGAGATCCTGCTCGTCGCCGACGGAATGACCGGACAGGAGGCGGTGAAGATCGCGCAGGGGTTCGACGACCGGCTCGGCGTGACGGGCGTGATCCTCACGAAGATGGACGGCGACGCGCGCGGCGGGGCCGCGCTCTCGATCTACGGCGTCACGAAGAAGCCCATCAAGTACATCGGCGTGGGCGAGAAGTCGGACGCCCTCGAGGAGTTCCACCCGGAGCGGATGGCGGGCCGCATCCTCCAGATGGGCGACGTGGTCTCGCTGGTGGAGAAGGCGCAGGCCGCGTTCGACGAGGACGAGTCGAAGCGGATGGAGAAGAAGATCCGCAAGCAGGGGATGGACCTGAACGACTTCCTCTCCGCCATGCGCCAGATGGAGAAGCTCGGCCCGCTCGAGGGGGTGCTCAAGCTGCTGCCCGGCGTCAACACGGCGGCGCTCAAGCAGGCCAAGGGCCTCGACCCGAAGCGGATGAAGCACGTCGAGGCGATCGTGCTCTCGATGACGGCCGAGGAGCGAAAGGAGCCGGGGATCCTGAACGGCTCGCGCCGCGCCCGGATCGCGAAGGGCTCCGGCCGGCCGATCAACGAGGTCAACCGGCTGCTGACCCAGTTCCGGGAAATGCAGAAAATGATGAAGAAGGCGGCCTCGGGGGGCCGCCAGGGTATGATGCCGTTCGGAATGCGTTAA
- the rplS gene encoding 50S ribosomal protein L19 — MHAFSETQKEWLRDDIPPFRAGDTIRVNVRVKEGDKERLQAFEGVCIARRGAGVSQTFTVRKISSGIGVERIFPVHSPMIGSLQVVRRGRVRRAKLYYLRQLTGKATRIKERKVKVTVPVTGE; from the coding sequence ATGCACGCATTCAGCGAAACCCAAAAAGAGTGGCTGCGGGACGACATCCCACCTTTCCGCGCCGGTGACACCATCCGCGTCAACGTCCGCGTCAAGGAAGGCGACAAGGAGCGGCTCCAGGCGTTCGAGGGTGTGTGCATCGCCCGCCGCGGCGCCGGCGTCAGCCAGACCTTCACGGTCCGCAAGATCTCCAGCGGCATCGGCGTCGAGCGAATCTTCCCCGTGCACTCCCCGATGATCGGGAGCCTGCAGGTCGTTCGTCGCGGCCGCGTGCGCAGAGCCAAGCTCTATTACCTCCGCCAGCTCACCGGCAAGGCGACGCGCATCAAGGAGCGGAAAGTGAAGGTCACGGTCCCGGTCACCGGCGAGTAA
- a CDS encoding M20/M25/M40 family metallo-hydrolase: protein MPNSIRYSISGALAALMFAAPVAAPAQTLARAEQRIRDHVTANTEAGIALLERSVNIGSGTMNHAGVEAVGMLFAGELQQLGFRTSWLSQAAVNRAGHLLAERPAKRRRGRAAPLRVLLIGHLDTVFEGEGQQFVRADTTAGGAGTADMKGGIVIIVQALKALASVGALDDMHVIVLLTGDEESAGEPHSISRDDMVRAARRSDLVLSFEGGSDSTAVVARRGSSAWVLTVTARQYHSSGMFGERAGYGAIYEAARILNDFRSALEGQPYLTFSPGVMLSGEKVSYDTTMMTGTASGKTNIVPPTAVVHGDLRFITSGQLDSARAVMREIVSRNLRGTSAEILFGESYYPAMAPTPANYALVAVYDTVSRALGYAPVAGNDPSRRGAGDISFVAPLLPGLDGLGPFGRGSHSPDEWVDLSSLPKQTARAALLMYRLSRDSNRTRRRLGLN from the coding sequence ATGCCCAATTCTATCCGATACTCCATCTCCGGCGCATTGGCGGCCCTCATGTTCGCCGCGCCCGTCGCAGCCCCGGCGCAAACCCTGGCGCGCGCGGAGCAGCGCATCCGCGACCACGTCACCGCCAACACCGAAGCGGGGATCGCTCTGCTCGAGCGCTCCGTCAACATCGGCAGCGGCACGATGAACCACGCCGGCGTCGAAGCGGTCGGCATGCTGTTCGCCGGCGAGCTGCAGCAGCTCGGCTTCCGCACGAGCTGGCTCTCACAGGCGGCGGTGAACCGGGCGGGGCACCTGCTGGCCGAGCGCCCCGCGAAGCGCAGGCGCGGACGCGCGGCGCCATTGCGCGTCCTGCTGATCGGCCACCTCGACACCGTGTTCGAGGGCGAGGGCCAGCAGTTCGTGCGCGCGGACACGACCGCCGGCGGCGCCGGCACCGCGGACATGAAGGGCGGCATCGTGATCATCGTGCAGGCGCTCAAGGCGCTGGCGAGCGTCGGCGCGCTGGACGACATGCACGTCATCGTGCTGCTGACAGGCGACGAGGAGAGCGCGGGCGAGCCGCATTCGATATCGCGTGACGACATGGTGCGCGCCGCCCGGCGCAGCGATCTCGTGCTGTCCTTCGAGGGCGGCTCCGACTCGACCGCGGTCGTCGCGCGCCGCGGGTCGAGCGCCTGGGTCCTGACGGTGACGGCGCGGCAGTACCACAGCTCCGGCATGTTCGGGGAGCGGGCCGGATACGGCGCCATCTACGAAGCCGCGCGAATCCTCAACGATTTCCGAAGCGCGCTGGAAGGCCAGCCGTATCTGACGTTCAGTCCGGGCGTGATGCTGAGCGGCGAGAAGGTGAGCTACGACACGACGATGATGACCGGCACCGCGTCGGGGAAAACGAACATCGTCCCGCCCACCGCCGTGGTGCACGGAGATCTGCGGTTCATCACGTCGGGCCAGCTCGATTCGGCGCGCGCGGTGATGCGCGAGATCGTGTCGCGGAATCTCCGCGGGACTTCCGCCGAGATCCTGTTCGGCGAGTCGTACTATCCCGCCATGGCTCCGACGCCGGCGAATTACGCGCTGGTCGCGGTGTACGACACAGTGAGCCGCGCGCTCGGCTACGCGCCGGTCGCGGGCAACGATCCGAGCCGGCGCGGTGCCGGCGACATCTCGTTCGTCGCGCCGCTGCTGCCGGGGCTGGACGGGCTGGGACCGTTCGGGCGCGGATCGCACTCGCCGGACGAATGGGTGGACCTGTCTTCGCTGCCGAAGCAGACCGCGCGGGCGGCGCTGCTGATGTACCGATTATCGAGAGATTCGAACCGGACCCGAAGGCGGTTGGGGCTCAATTAA
- the trmD gene encoding tRNA (guanosine(37)-N1)-methyltransferase TrmD: MLRVNVVTIFPEFFTDPLALSIPARAQQAGAVEYRVVDLRDFTHDKHRTVDDAPYGGGPGMVMKPDPFFEAVESLDAAAPIVLLSARGRRFTQADARRFSEGSELTLLCGHYKDVDQRVADFLATEELSVGDFVLSGGEAAALLVIDATVRLLPGAMSDPDSARGDSFHDSRGISAPSYTRPPSYRGHDVPEVLLSGDHAKIAKWRQEQERDGRRRE, encoded by the coding sequence ATGCTGCGCGTGAACGTCGTGACCATTTTCCCGGAGTTCTTTACCGATCCGCTGGCGCTCAGCATCCCCGCGCGCGCGCAACAAGCCGGCGCCGTCGAGTACCGCGTCGTGGATCTGCGCGACTTCACCCATGACAAGCACCGGACCGTGGACGACGCGCCGTACGGCGGCGGGCCGGGGATGGTGATGAAGCCCGATCCGTTCTTCGAGGCCGTGGAATCGCTCGACGCGGCCGCGCCGATCGTGCTGCTGTCCGCGCGCGGGCGCCGCTTCACCCAGGCCGACGCGCGGCGCTTCAGCGAAGGGAGCGAGCTGACGCTGCTGTGCGGCCACTACAAGGACGTGGATCAGCGCGTCGCCGATTTTCTGGCGACCGAGGAGCTGTCGGTCGGCGACTTTGTGCTGAGCGGGGGCGAGGCCGCCGCGCTCCTGGTGATCGACGCGACGGTGCGGCTGCTGCCCGGCGCGATGTCGGATCCGGACAGCGCGCGTGGGGACTCGTTTCACGACAGCCGGGGGATCAGCGCGCCGAGCTACACGCGGCCGCCGTCGTACCGGGGCCACGACGTGCCGGAGGTGTTGCTATCGGGCGATCATGCGAAGATCGCGAAGTGGAGACAGGAGCAGGAGCGAGACGGCAGGCGCAGGGAGTAA
- a CDS encoding DUF445 family protein, with amino-acid sequence MDPALASLLNYVVVGTLSGGVTNTVAVWMLFNPKQRRFGFQGAIPKNQARLARSIGRMVGERLLTPADLQSELNRPELRAAFDVKLTELVRAVITSEQPLIDKVPPAVVTALGSAMTDYLPVAMEKLGGFLGQPATREKMRAALHALFDKFVNDLKFHERVLAKLMVSENKMDRVLDAIETEGVEQLVVLLDDPVIREEISKTIHDAVLEYLQKPISEILSNVTDASDPEAPDRIASAMAPLIWTWIHDQLPGLVQRLDIQQMVERKVMAFSIERVEELLRSVIQNELRMIIVLGYVFGAVVGAMTYGISRAMGL; translated from the coding sequence ATGGATCCCGCCCTCGCATCGCTGCTCAACTACGTAGTGGTCGGAACCCTCTCCGGCGGTGTCACCAACACCGTCGCAGTGTGGATGCTGTTCAATCCCAAACAGCGGCGCTTCGGCTTTCAGGGAGCGATCCCGAAGAACCAGGCGCGGCTCGCCCGGAGTATCGGCCGCATGGTCGGCGAGCGCCTGCTCACTCCGGCGGACCTCCAGTCGGAGCTGAACCGCCCGGAGCTGCGCGCCGCCTTCGACGTCAAGCTCACGGAGCTGGTCCGCGCGGTGATCACCTCGGAGCAGCCGCTCATCGACAAGGTGCCGCCCGCGGTCGTCACTGCGCTCGGCTCGGCGATGACCGACTATCTCCCGGTCGCCATGGAGAAGCTCGGCGGGTTCCTCGGACAGCCCGCCACGCGCGAGAAGATGCGCGCCGCGCTGCACGCGCTCTTCGACAAGTTCGTCAACGACCTCAAGTTCCACGAGCGGGTGCTCGCCAAGCTGATGGTCAGCGAGAACAAGATGGACCGCGTGCTCGACGCGATCGAGACGGAGGGTGTCGAGCAGCTGGTCGTCCTGCTCGACGACCCCGTGATCCGCGAGGAGATCTCGAAGACGATCCACGACGCGGTGCTCGAGTACCTGCAGAAGCCCATCAGCGAGATCCTGAGCAACGTCACCGACGCGAGCGACCCGGAGGCGCCGGACCGGATCGCGTCGGCCATGGCGCCGCTGATCTGGACCTGGATTCACGACCAGCTTCCGGGCCTCGTGCAGCGGCTCGACATTCAGCAGATGGTCGAGCGGAAGGTCATGGCGTTCAGCATCGAGCGGGTGGAGGAGCTGCTCCGCTCGGTCATCCAGAACGAGCTGAGGATGATCATCGTGCTCGGCTACGTGTTCGGCGCCGTCGTGGGAGCGATGACGTACGGGATATCGCGCGCGATGGGGCTTTAA